AGAACAAGATCAGCGAGCTGGACGACTCCAAGTTTGGCATCCTGATGACCATGAACCTGCAGAAACCGACCATCATGCTGCTCATCGCCATCCTGCTCGGCTGGGAGCGCTTCTTCCTGGACGACATCGCGCTGGGCGTCATCAAGGTCCTGACCTGCTATGGCATCGGCATCTGGTGGCTGGTGGACATCTTCACCGTCACGCAGCGGACCTACCGCCACAACTACGAGAAGTTCAACGAAACCCTGATGTTCTGCCGCTAATTCCCCCGCGACTATGGAAACCGTCCCCTTCCACAGCAACAAACTGGTCATGGCCATCCTCTGCACGCTGTTCTGCTGCCAGATCGGCGGCATCATCGCCATCATCTATTCGGCCCGGTCCAACAGCACCTACAGGAGCGCCCTGTTCTCCTCTGACGACGCCATCCGGCAGTCGCTGTATTATCAGTCCGAGCAGGAGAACAAGACCGCCAGGACCTGGATCATCATCAGCATCTTCACCGGGCTCTCCGGCGTCATCGCATACTTCGTACTGGTGAGCCTCGGCATCATCGCTTCGTTATGTTAGCAGCGAAGAGGAAAGCGGCCGGCGTGATCCTGATCGCGCTCGCCGCCATCTTTGCCGTCTTCATCTACGCGACGTTCGACCCCGAGACGACCCCTTTCCCCAAGTGTCCCTTCTATTGGGCGACCGGGTTCAAATGCCCCGGCTGCGGTTCGCAGCGTGCCCTGCATCAGCTGCTTCACCTGCACGTCGGAGCCGCTTTCGGCTACAACGCGTGCCTGGTCACGTTCATCCCCGTCCTGCTGTTCCTGTTTTCGGCAGAAATCCTGCGGGAGAAGGCTCCCGGGTACTACCGTGCGAGCCACCACCCGGCGCTGGGCTGGACCCTGCTGGCCCTGGTCCTGCTCTGGTGGATCTTTCGGAACATTTTTAATCTCTGACAGTTAGTTATACCGCAATATGAAAAAAGTCATCAAAATCGTACTCTGGTCCCTGCTGGGCCTGCTGGTTGTCATTCTCGTTTTCGCGGGCATCAAGTTCGGCCCGTTCATCAAAGGCGCGACGTCCGTCCAGAAGCTGGACGACGGCCTGTATTACCTGGAATACAAGGGCGACGACGGCTTCGCCGGGCTCATCGAGCAGGGTGGCGGCCGCAGCGCGGCGGCGCTGATCCCCTATGTCATCAACTTCCTCTCGCAGGGCTATTATACGCCGCCCGTGCAGGAGTTTGCCCCGAACGTGTACGGCTGCTCGGCCCTGACGGCCCGCACGCCGGAGGGCTCCGTCCTGATGGGGCGCAACTTCGATTTCAACCACTCCACCAGCCTGATCACGCACGTCGTCCCCAAGGACGGATATGAGACCATCACCACGTTCAACGTGGACTTCTTCGGCTTCGGCGACGGCTGGGCGCCGGAAGGCATGCCCAACCAGTTCATGGCCCTGTCCTCCCTCTTCTTCGCCCTGGACGGCATCAACGAGAAGGGCCTCGCGGTCGCAGACCTGATGGCCGGCGACGAGGTGGAGACGCATCAGGAGACGGGCAAGCCGGCCCTGACCGGATCGACGGCCATCGCCTACGTGCTGCGCCGCGCCGCCAACGTGGAGGAGGCGCTCGCGACGCTCCGGAGCATCGACATGCACTCCGACATCGGCGCGGCGCACCATTTCGCCATTTCCGACGCCTCCGGCCGGAGCGTCGTGGTGGAATACGTCGACAACGAGATGGTCGTCGTGGAGACGCCCGCCGTGGCGAACCACTACCTCTGCGAGGCGAAGAAGAATGTCGGCCTGATGGACTGGGACCATCGCTACGAGCAGCTCTGCGCCAGCTTCGAGGCGGCGGGCGGCGTGATGGAGCGCAAGGCGCTCGAAGCGGCCGTCTTCTCCGTGTCCCAGCCGGAGCAGAAGGGCTTCCTCGGCACGGCCTGGACCATGGTGATGGACCTGACCCACCCGTCCGTCACCTACTACAATCTCCGCAAATTCGACCAGCCTTTCCATTACGAACTCGGCAAATAGACCTATGGCACTGGAATTCGGCCCCCTGAAACGAAGCGAGATCCGGGAGGCGGCGGCGCTCGCCGCCCGGGCCTTCGACGACTACGAGTACTTCACCAACTGGTTCCCGGAACCGGCCGAGCGGGGTGCCGTGGCCTTCGAGATCCTCTGGCGCGTCTACCGGACCAATTTCCGCGTGGCGGACTACCTGGCCGCCCGCCAGGACGGCCGGCTGGTAGCCGTGGCGCAGCTCAACCCGCCCGCCTACAAGACGCCGTCCGACCTGCGCTACCTCCTCAACGGCTGGATGAAGGTCTACAAGGCCGGCGACAAGGCGACCATCGACGCCTGGCTGGCGATGGACGCCGCGGCCGGCAAACCCTGCCACGATTACCAGCAGACCGGTCCGGAGATCTGGTATGCCAGTTCCCTGACGGTGGACCCTTCGGCTCAGGGCACGGGCGTCGGCACCCGCTTCATCGAGTACTGGGAGCAGTACGTGCGCGGGCGGGGCGGCCGGCAGCTGGTGTTCTTCACCAATTCCGAGAAGAACCTCGCCTACTACCGCAAGCGCGGCTACGAAGTCTTCTTCGAAGAAGAGATCGTCTACAAGGGGCAGAAGATGGGCAGCTGGAGCCTGAAGAAATCCCTCTGAACACCAAAGCGGGCCGCTGATCGACAGCGGCCCGCTTCCCTTTTTTGTTGTGGTACCGGCTACCTGTTCAGGCAGCGGGCAATTTCATCGCAGGCGAGGCAGAGCTGCACATACTGCGGAGCCGTGTTGATGCAGCATTCGTTCTCACCCCAGTGGAACGGATAGTCGTCCTTGTTCTCGAAGTAGTCTTCCTTGACCAGCAGGCCGGGCACGATGCCGCCCGGGATCACGGCGTAGTCCGCGCGGTTGTTGCCGTAGGCCACCTTCTTGGTGTTGACGCCGACCGAGGTCACGAAGGAGACGTTGCTGCCGGGGTGGCAGCCGAAGATGAAGTTCAGGCCGTTGAACACATATTCCGGATCGATCATGTCCGGGAAGAGCTTCCAGACCTTGTAGCAGTTGTAGGCGGTCATGATGATCGAGGCGTTGCCGGCCCAGCCGGTGCCGCCGATCGACACGCCGTAGGGGTTGTCCTGGCCGCCCCGGGTGAGGACGTCCACGTAGGCGGGAATGAGCTCCTTCACCTTCTTCTGGAACTTCTTGTCCATGTAGGGATACAGCTTGAGTGCGGCGGCGAGGTTCGGGCCGCCGTTGAACTCGGTCATGAACATGCCGTTCTGGACCGGCCCGTTGGAGCGGCGCACTTCCGGCCTGGCCGCCAGCTGCTTCTCGACGAGCGGCAGGAAGAAGTCCTTGTATTTCTGGTTGCCGGTGGCGAGCCAGAGCTCGATGGCGGCGTTGATGCGCGGGTCGCCGCCGCCCATCATCCAGCGGCCCATCATCGGGTTGTTGGCCGGATCGGCGGCTTCGAAGTGCTTGTCCCACAGCATTTCAGCGTTGCGCAGGGAGCGCTCGGCCTCCTCCGGATAGTAGTCCTTCAGGGCCGGGTAGGCGGCCGCCAGGGACACGATGTCCTGCATCACGCCGACGGCGCTGAAACGGCTCGTGAAGACGAAACGGTCGTCGGGGGTGCCGGAGCGGTTGCCACGCACCTCGTAGGGCGCGAGGGTCGGGTCGTAGACCAGGCCGTCGGTCAGCGTCATCGCGTCGCCGAGATGGTGGTAGTGGTGCATGTCGGGCTGGCCGATGACCTGCGCCACGAAGCCGATGTTCTCGACCTGGGCGTTGATGTTCAGCGTACCGTGCAGGATCAGCTGGACGTTGTCGGGGATCCCGTCAGGGACGTGGATGTCGGCATACTGGGTCTTCTCGTCGATCAGCGTCTGGTCGCGCTCCGGGCGGAACTGGCGCCAGATGTAGGCCAGGTCCTCGGTGGTGTTGAGCACGGAGTTGGCCTGGATGTCGAAGTCGCCGGCGTCATACCATCCGCCGACCGCCAGGCCGGGGATGTGCTCGAGGGGCTGGTACTTCGTGTTGGTCTCGTCGCCCTGGAAGTAGCCGTCGTGCAGGCGCACGTTGGCCGGCGCCTGGAGGGCGTCGTCCATGTTGGCGCGCCCGTGCCAGATGCGGTAGGCCTCGTTGACCTCCATGTGGTCCATGTTGACCACGAGGGAGATGTCCATCGAGGGATGCCACTTGTCGGAATAGACTTCCTTGTCGATCGGGAAGGCGTTGGTCATGACGCCCTGATAGTCAATGCAGTACAGGCCCGGTTCGCGGACGTCGGAGAAGTCCAGGCGGACGTAGTTGTAGCGGTGGTGGTATTCGCCCCAGACCTCGGCGGCGACCTCCTTCACGACGGTCCTGGAGCCGTCCGGGTTGACGCGGAGGATGCGGCCGGTGGCGGCGGGCGTGGCGTTCTTGTCGAGCTCGACCACGGAGACCTTCTTCTGGGCGGGCGTGTAGCCGACCTGCGAGAAGCCGATGTTCGCCGGGCGGGTCCAGTCTTCCGACGCGCTCGGCTCCAGGTACCACTCGAGCACCTTGCCGGTCTGGCCGGCGGGCAGCAGGGAGCGGAGCACGAAGGTGCCGTTCTGCGCGAGGTGGCGGCCGTCGTAGATGCTGATCTCCCGGTCGGAGGTCACGCTCACGCGCAGCGCCTCGTCCTCCGGCGCCATCACGATGCGGTGGCCCGTGGAGAGCGGAAGCGGCACGAGGAAGTCACCGCGGCCGCGGTCGTCGAAGGTGGATTCGCCGAAATACTGCGGGATCTTCTCGGAGACGGGATGCACCTCGGTGTCGTGCATCGGATACTTGGGAAGGATGCGTGCGAGGTTGTCAACCAGGTAGTTGCGGCCGAAATAGGAGGCCGGGAAAAACTCCAGGTTCATGCCGGCCTTGCCGACCAGCTGCTCGGGGACGGGCTTGTCCAGCCAGATCTGGACCAGGACGCCCTTGTCCTTGGGCAGGACCTTGAGCCGGGGGGCGAAGTCGTAGTCGGCATAGGTCAGCGACACGGCGACGCTGCTCTCGGCGCGGTCGATCTCGCGGGGGCTCACGACGCCGAAGATGTCCCACTGCTCGGGGGTGTTCATCAGGCGGACGCCGCCGCCGGTGGCGATGCGCTCGCCCCGCTGGATGATCTCCAGTCCGGCGAACTTCTCGTCGTAGAAACCGCCATTGTACAGGTTGTTATACACTAAGACATTCGTGCCCCGCGCCTCGAAATAGCCGAGGTCGTTGAGCCGGAGGGTTTGGGCGGACACGCCGGTCGCCGATGCGAGCAGGAACGCCGCTGCGGCGAGCAGAGTTTTTCCTTTCATACTAACGTTGTTGGTTCTGTTTGATTATTAGCATCGGAAATATAGGGAAAAAAGAACGAATTGCGAAAGTCCGCCCGTATCCCGGATGTCAGTTTGACGGATAAGTGAAAGGATTTGGAACACGCCCGCCAATCGGGAAAGGAGAGATTCGCTATTTTTGTGTCACTCAATTTGACAACCGGCATGAAAAGATTTCTCCTTCCCCTGGTCGCGGCCCTGACGCTTGGCAGCGTCGCCGCTTCCGCCCAGGCCGTCCAGGCCCTCGAAGATTCCAAATACAGCATCGCCGTCGGCGATGTGACCCTGACCGTCGACGCCGCCCACGGCGGCAAGGTCCTGTCTTACAAGCTCGGAGACAAGGAGGTCCTCAACCAGGGCCGTTTCCCCAACTCCTTCGGCAGCACCTTCTGGACCAGCCCGCAGCGCGAGTGGAACTGGCCGCCGGTGGCGGAATATGACACCAAGGCCTTCGAGGCCGCGGTGGAAGGCGACGCCCTCGTGCTGACCGGCCAGAAGTCCGAGCGCTTCGGCTACCGGATCCGCAAGGCGTTCGCCGCCGATCCGGCCGACGGCGCGGTCGTCATCACCTACACCATCGTCAACGAATCCGGCGAGACCCGCCAGGTGGCGCCGTGGGAGATCTCCCGCGTGCCCAACGGCGGCGTGCTCTTCTTCGACGCCACGTCCGTCGAGCCCGCCAACAACATGGCCGGCCTGCCGTTCGAATACAAGTTCGGCGCGGCCTGGTACGTGATGGACGAGGCCCGCGAGAACCGCAAGGTCAACGCCGACGGCAAGGGCTGGCTCGCTTTCAGCGCCAACGGCATCCTCTTCGTCAAGAAGTTCCAGGACCTCAAGCCGGAGGAGCCCGCGCCCGCTGAGGCCGAGATCCAGGTCTATGCCAACCCGGGCAAGACCTTCGTCGAGATCGAGGAGCAGGGCGCCTACACCACCCTGCAGCCGGGCGGCGAGGTCAGCTGGACCGTCCGCTGGTACCTCGCGCCGCAGACCGGCGCCGACGAGCCCTCCGAGGCCCTGCTCCAGCAGGCCCTCGCCATCGTGAAATAAATCCCTTGAAACCAATTATAACCAGACAGGGTGACACTCCGGTGCCACCCTGTCTCTCTTTTCTCACCGCCCCACCTAGTCCGTTTCTTCCAGCGAGAAGATGGATTCGGCAGGCTTGCCGAAGTACCGGGCGATTTTCAGAGCCAGGACCGTCGAGGGAATGTATTTCCCCGATTCGATCGAGTTGATGGTGTTGCGGCTCACGCCGATGGCCTCCGCCAGCTGCTGCTGGGTAATGTCCCGGATGGCCCGCTCCACTTTGACCGTGTTCTTCATAGTCGCTTCTATTTACGGGATTTACAGAGCATCCACCGGAACAGCCCGTAATACAGGACGAAGAGGAGAACCGGGAGGGCGATGAGGAACAGTTCGCTCAGGTAAGGGTTGGTGCCGGGACCGGGCTGCTCCACAAAGACGATGTTCAGGATAAGAAGGAACACGAAGAAGGCATAGGCGGTGATCCCGACGGCTTTCAGGCGGAACGCCGCAATCATCTCATCTTCCACCTTCTCCTTCGACAGGCTGACGAGGAAGATGGACACGATAAAGGTGAAATACAGCGGCCTCACCAGAAGGCACTGTACATCAAAGTCGCGGGCAAAGAACAGCCATTCGACAAGAAATCCGCAGACGGAGCCGGCCAGTAGCCACCAGCCTATCTTCTGGCAGGCGTGCGGCAGGAGGATGTTTTTAGTGTTCATAGTCAGTATATGCTTATTTGTTCACGACAAAGGTAAGCATATTTTTCATAATGACAAGTATTCTTTGCAAAAATTTAAATAAACTTGTCAGAATGGACCCCCGGGAGCGCCCGCGCCGAGAAGGGCGCCGGCCAGGCAAATACATGCGATCTATTTCATAGTGCATTGATTATTATGGTGATTATTCCCAAAAGATAATGATTCCTAATAAACTCAGGAGTTTTGACGGTCAATGAACATCAATTCCGTCAAAGAACAATTCGGAAATAACCGTGTCGTCATACTTGTCTCCTTCATAGACCTCGAGTATTTCAAATCGCAGCGTCCAATTGGGTGCCTTCTCATCGTGCGGTCCAAGTTTTCCGACATCAAAGGACTGCAGGGACCTGCTATCTTGTAATTCAAGTATAGCATAGGGTTTTCCTTGATAGTACATCTTGAGTTTCCTGACCCGTGAATTCTCCCGCCAGGCCGTATGGTTTTTGACATAACCATTCATGATCCTGACAGTCGTAATACGGGGACAGTCCCCTGAAAATTCATACTCAAGAAACTCTCCGACACCTTGCCCTTCAACTCCTTCTACCCACGCAGTATCGTGGTTGGTGTCGAAGGCGTTTTCTGCCTGATAGGAAGACTTACCCGACGGGAGAAGACAGCTCGAGGCCTTGACGGATAGAGAACAACTGCCATCATACCACCACCAGGAATTTGCGCCCGGGCTATAGATTTTTTGATACAACGCATCATTATCAAGGATTTGCTCGACCTCTTTATCAAGTGTCTCATCATAACGGGCATAGAGTTCATCGTACTCCGCCTTGCTTCGATCAGGAATGGCGATGATGGAATTGGGCTTGATGTGAGGGACCTGCTCCCAGGCCAATGAGATGGAAATGAACGATTCGATACGCCTCAAAAATGGTTCTACAAGACCTTTGTCGCCGGTCTTGCTGAGAACACTCTCCTTCACTGACTTCATAGAAGTCCCCTCGTCAGCGGAAAGACCTTGGCTTAACAAGATTTCCGTCCCGATAGAATGAGCGTATTCCTCTTCGAGCGTCTTATTCTCCCGGAGATAGGTCAAGATGTATTCGGGCTCTTCGCAAACCATCTTGATGGCATACGGTCCAAGCATCTCCGCCAAAGCACCATCTGAGGACATCAAGATCCGGTTGAATACCGAGAAATACAGGGCCCTGAAATCCTTGTCCTTCTGTTGCGAGGTCAGAAGATCCAACAGGTTTTCAGTCCTTTCATCATCGGAGGCGATGAATCGTCCCGCGTAATAGTCCGAGATAAGGGGATCGGCCTGCTCAAGGATACGATCACGCCGCGCGGCAGTGAAATCCTCCCAATACATCGGGGTCTTGGGTTGCATTCCCGATAAGAGAAGGGTTTGAATCAGTATGAAAAGAAGTCTCATTGAGGAAAGTTTTATTCCACTTCCAAGCCGCAACTCCCATGCCACACCTATAAAAATGCAAAACTCAAGCGGAATGCTCCTAGGGGTCCGGAAAAATGCAGAGTAGGAGCAAATAGGGCCGTTTTTGCGCCTAGCGGTCCAGCACCTGGACCCCTAGGCGCGCTCGCGCCCCAAATGAAGAAAGCCTCCCGGCGGGGAGGCTTTCTTCATTTGGGGTGCGATGTGGGGCTCGAACCCACGACACCCAGAACCACAATCTGGTGCTCTACCAACTGAACTAATCGCACCATATTCAGAAGGAGTTGCAAAGGTACAAAAATATTTTTTACCTGCAAGCGGGAGACAAAGAAAAATAATTATCTTTGTAGGATTTCTCTTCTGAGCAAATACCGAATTATGGCAAAAGAAATAAAGTTCTCCCTTGTATACAGGGATATGTGGCAGTCCTCCGGCAAGTATCAGCCGCGCGTGGACCAGCTGGTTCGGGTGGCCCCGGCCATCATCGATATGGGTTGTTTCGACCGCGTGGAGACCAACGGCGGCGCTTTCGAGCAGGTGAACCTGCTCTACGGCGAGAATCCGAACATCTCCGTGCGCAAGTGGACGGCCCCCTTCCACAAGGCCGGCATCCAGACCCATATGCTCGAGCGCGGTCTGAACGCCCTGCGTATGTACCCGGTGCCCGCGGACGTGCGCGAACTGATGTTCAAGGTCAAGAAGAAGCAGGGCACGGACATCTCCCGTTCGTTCTGCGGCCTCAACGACCCGCGCAACCTCAAGCTCTCCGTCGAGTACGCCAAGAAGGCCGGGATGATCTCCCAGGCCGCCCTGTCCATCACCCACTCCCCCGTCCACACCGTCCCTTATTATATGGGTCTCGTGGACAAGCTCGTGGAATACGGCACCGATGAGATCTGCCTCAAGGACATGGCAGGTATCGGCCGTCCCACCTTCCTGGGAGAGCTCGTGAGCCAGATCAAGAAGAACCATCCGAACATCAAGGTCCAGTACCACGGCCACAGCGGCCCGGGCTTCTCCCCCGCCTCCATGCTGGAGGTCGCCCGCGCCGGCGCCGACTACCTCGACGTGGCCGTCGAGCCCCTCGCCTGGGGCAAGGTCCACCCGGATGTGATCACCATCCAGCAGATGATGAAGGCCGACGGTTTCCTGGTCAAGGACGTCAACATGGACGCCTACATGGAGGTCCGCCGCCTGACCCAGGAGTTCATCGACGACTTCCTCGGCTACTGGATCAACCCCACCAACTCCCAGATGACCTCGCTGCTCGTCGGCTGCGGTCTGCCGGGCGGCATGATGGGTTCCATGATGGCCGACCTGACCGGTTTCAAGGCCGCCATCAACGCCTCCGAGCGCGCCAACGGCAAGCCGGAGAGCAGCCTGGACTCCCTGATGGTCCAGCTCTTCAACGAAGTCGAATACGTGTGGCCGCGCCTGGGATATCCTCCCCTCGTGACCCCGTTCAGCCAGTATGTCAAGAATACGGCCCTGATGAACCTCCTCGCCATGGCGCAGAACAAGCCGCGCTTCTCCACGATCGACAAGGACACGTGGGGCATGATCCTCGGCAAGATGGGCAAGCTCCCCGGCGAACTCGCTCCGGAGATTGTCGCGCTCGCCAAGGAGAAGGGCATGGAGTTCTACACCGGCAACCCGCAGGACGAATATCCTGACGAGCTCCCGAAGTTCCGCGAGATGATGAAGCAGGAAGGCTGGGATTGCGGCGAGGACGACGAGGAACTCTTCGAGATGGCGATGCACGAGCGCCAGTACCGCGACTACAAGAGCGGTGTGGCCAAGGAGCGCTTCAACAAGGACCTCGAGGCCTTCCGCGAGAAAGCCGGCGCCCCGATCGTGGTCAAGCGCCCGGTCGTGGAGATGCCCGAATTCGACATCGACGCCCTTATGGCCAAATACCCCAACGCGACGCCGGTCCAGGCGCCCGTCAAGGGCCAGATGCTCTGGCAGGTCGACGTGGACGGCAAGTCCACCGCGCCGGCCGTCGGCTCGAAAGTCGCCGCCGGCCAGCCCTGCGGCTACGTCCAGACCTGGTACGGGATGGAAGAGCTCTTGCCCGCCGCCGGCGGGCAGATCGTCGCCATCACGGCACCGCAGGGCAAGACGGTCGCCAAGGGCGAGATTGTGGCTCTGATCCAATAAGATATGAAGAAATTTATCTGTCTTTTCTTGCTCCCGTTCCTCTTCGGTTCGGGAGTTTTTGCTCAGGAGGCGACCGCGCCCAAGACCGGCTGGAAGGTCAGTCCCTTCCCGGCCGTGGGCTATGACTCCAACAACGGCCTGCAATACGGCGTGTTCGGCGACGTCTACAACTACGGCGCCGGCGACACCTACCCGGACCCCCTGCAGAAGTTCACCTTCGAGGTGTCCCACTTCACCAAGGGCCGCACCCGGCTCCGCCTGTCCTTCGACAGCAAATACCTCATCCCCAAGATGCGCCTGACCCTGTCGGCCATCTACTGCCACGACCCGCTGTACCAGTTCTACGGTTTCAACGGCGCGGCAGAGCCGTACATCCCGGAGCGGAACGACAAGAACGCCGGCACCCTCTACAACAGCATGCAGCGCTCCTATTTCCAGGGCTTCGCCAACTTCCAGGGCACCATCGTCGGACACCTCAACTGGGCTGCCGGCGCCACCTTCTGGCACTACCGGACCGGGACTTTCGACGGCGACAAGTTCAAGGCGGACGCCGGCAACACCCTGTATAACGAATACGTCAGCCACGGCGTCATCGGCAAAGAAGAGAAGGACGGCGGCAACGTGCTGGAGCTCCGCGCAGGCCTGGCCTACAACAGCCGGGACATCGAGGCGGCGCCCAACCGGGGCATCAACGCCGACCTCTTCCTCAACGGCGCGCCCGACCTGAGCGGCACCGGCCACGGCTACCTGCGCCTGTGCGCGAACTTTTCCCACTTCATCCGCATCCCGGTAGGCTTCATCGC
This Bacteroidales bacterium WCE2004 DNA region includes the following protein-coding sequences:
- a CDS encoding TM2 domain-containing protein, with product MRPELVQSFIMRYGECFDSATVIDVQNKISELDDSKFGILMTMNLQKPTIMLLIAILLGWERFFLDDIALGVIKVLTCYGIGIWWLVDIFTVTQRTYRHNYEKFNETLMFCR
- a CDS encoding Linear amide C-N hydrolases, choloylglycine hydrolase family produces the protein MKKVIKIVLWSLLGLLVVILVFAGIKFGPFIKGATSVQKLDDGLYYLEYKGDDGFAGLIEQGGGRSAAALIPYVINFLSQGYYTPPVQEFAPNVYGCSALTARTPEGSVLMGRNFDFNHSTSLITHVVPKDGYETITTFNVDFFGFGDGWAPEGMPNQFMALSSLFFALDGINEKGLAVADLMAGDEVETHQETGKPALTGSTAIAYVLRRAANVEEALATLRSIDMHSDIGAAHHFAISDASGRSVVVEYVDNEMVVVETPAVANHYLCEAKKNVGLMDWDHRYEQLCASFEAAGGVMERKALEAAVFSVSQPEQKGFLGTAWTMVMDLTHPSVTYYNLRKFDQPFHYELGK
- a CDS encoding Acetyltransferase (GNAT) family protein; this encodes MALEFGPLKRSEIREAAALAARAFDDYEYFTNWFPEPAERGAVAFEILWRVYRTNFRVADYLAARQDGRLVAVAQLNPPAYKTPSDLRYLLNGWMKVYKAGDKATIDAWLAMDAAAGKPCHDYQQTGPEIWYASSLTVDPSAQGTGVGTRFIEYWEQYVRGRGGRQLVFFTNSEKNLAYYRKRGYEVFFEEEIVYKGQKMGSWSLKKSL
- a CDS encoding putative transcriptional regulator; its protein translation is MKNTVKVERAIRDITQQQLAEAIGVSRNTINSIESGKYIPSTVLALKIARYFGKPAESIFSLEETD
- a CDS encoding N-terminal ig-like domain of cellulase; amino-acid sequence: MKGKTLLAAAAFLLASATGVSAQTLRLNDLGYFEARGTNVLVYNNLYNGGFYDEKFAGLEIIQRGERIATGGGVRLMNTPEQWDIFGVVSPREIDRAESSVAVSLTYADYDFAPRLKVLPKDKGVLVQIWLDKPVPEQLVGKAGMNLEFFPASYFGRNYLVDNLARILPKYPMHDTEVHPVSEKIPQYFGESTFDDRGRGDFLVPLPLSTGHRIVMAPEDEALRVSVTSDREISIYDGRHLAQNGTFVLRSLLPAGQTGKVLEWYLEPSASEDWTRPANIGFSQVGYTPAQKKVSVVELDKNATPAATGRILRVNPDGSRTVVKEVAAEVWGEYHHRYNYVRLDFSDVREPGLYCIDYQGVMTNAFPIDKEVYSDKWHPSMDISLVVNMDHMEVNEAYRIWHGRANMDDALQAPANVRLHDGYFQGDETNTKYQPLEHIPGLAVGGWYDAGDFDIQANSVLNTTEDLAYIWRQFRPERDQTLIDEKTQYADIHVPDGIPDNVQLILHGTLNINAQVENIGFVAQVIGQPDMHHYHHLGDAMTLTDGLVYDPTLAPYEVRGNRSGTPDDRFVFTSRFSAVGVMQDIVSLAAAYPALKDYYPEEAERSLRNAEMLWDKHFEAADPANNPMMGRWMMGGGDPRINAAIELWLATGNQKYKDFFLPLVEKQLAARPEVRRSNGPVQNGMFMTEFNGGPNLAAALKLYPYMDKKFQKKVKELIPAYVDVLTRGGQDNPYGVSIGGTGWAGNASIIMTAYNCYKVWKLFPDMIDPEYVFNGLNFIFGCHPGSNVSFVTSVGVNTKKVAYGNNRADYAVIPGGIVPGLLVKEDYFENKDDYPFHWGENECCINTAPQYVQLCLACDEIARCLNR
- a CDS encoding pyruvate carboxylase subunit B; this translates as MAKEIKFSLVYRDMWQSSGKYQPRVDQLVRVAPAIIDMGCFDRVETNGGAFEQVNLLYGENPNISVRKWTAPFHKAGIQTHMLERGLNALRMYPVPADVRELMFKVKKKQGTDISRSFCGLNDPRNLKLSVEYAKKAGMISQAALSITHSPVHTVPYYMGLVDKLVEYGTDEICLKDMAGIGRPTFLGELVSQIKKNHPNIKVQYHGHSGPGFSPASMLEVARAGADYLDVAVEPLAWGKVHPDVITIQQMMKADGFLVKDVNMDAYMEVRRLTQEFIDDFLGYWINPTNSQMTSLLVGCGLPGGMMGSMMADLTGFKAAINASERANGKPESSLDSLMVQLFNEVEYVWPRLGYPPLVTPFSQYVKNTALMNLLAMAQNKPRFSTIDKDTWGMILGKMGKLPGELAPEIVALAKEKGMEFYTGNPQDEYPDELPKFREMMKQEGWDCGEDDEELFEMAMHERQYRDYKSGVAKERFNKDLEAFREKAGAPIVVKRPVVEMPEFDIDALMAKYPNATPVQAPVKGQMLWQVDVDGKSTAPAVGSKVAAGQPCGYVQTWYGMEELLPAAGGQIVAITAPQGKTVAKGEIVALIQ
- a CDS encoding Interferon-induced transmembrane protein, with the translated sequence METVPFHSNKLVMAILCTLFCCQIGGIIAIIYSARSNSTYRSALFSSDDAIRQSLYYQSEQENKTARTWIIISIFTGLSGVIAYFVLVSLGIIASLC